One stretch of Streptomyces agglomeratus DNA includes these proteins:
- a CDS encoding NAD(P)-dependent alcohol dehydrogenase — MKAVQVIEYDEPPALVDVPDPQITGPLDVIVKVGGAGVCRTDLHILEGQWAAKSGVVLPYTIGHENAGWVQEVGQAVTHVKVGDPVILHPLVTCGLCRACRAGDDVHCMNSAFPGIDTDGGYAEYLKTTARSVVALDPSLEPASVAALADAGLTAYHAVAKAARTLRPGDRAVVIGAGGLGHIGIQVLRALSPVEIIVIDRSADALALAEELGAEHTLAADGTETERVLELTGGHGAEAVLDFVGEGGAVETGMACLRRNGDYYVIGYGGRLDIPTIDVISTEINFIGNLVGSYNDLSELMVLAARGKVGLHTQRYPLASFQEALDNLSAGAVRGRAILIP; from the coding sequence ATGAAAGCCGTGCAGGTCATCGAGTACGACGAGCCGCCCGCGCTCGTGGATGTGCCGGACCCGCAAATCACCGGTCCGCTGGATGTGATCGTGAAAGTGGGAGGCGCGGGGGTCTGCCGCACCGATCTCCACATTCTCGAAGGACAGTGGGCCGCCAAGAGCGGGGTTGTCCTGCCGTACACCATCGGCCATGAGAACGCCGGCTGGGTACAGGAGGTGGGGCAGGCCGTCACCCACGTCAAGGTCGGCGACCCGGTCATCCTGCACCCGCTCGTGACCTGTGGCCTGTGCCGCGCCTGCAGGGCCGGCGATGACGTGCACTGTATGAACTCGGCTTTCCCGGGGATCGACACCGACGGGGGCTATGCCGAGTACCTCAAGACGACCGCCCGCTCGGTCGTGGCACTCGACCCCTCCCTGGAGCCGGCCTCGGTGGCGGCTCTGGCCGATGCCGGGCTCACGGCGTACCACGCTGTCGCCAAGGCGGCGCGGACCCTGCGACCGGGTGACCGGGCAGTGGTGATCGGCGCCGGAGGTCTCGGGCACATCGGTATTCAAGTGCTCCGGGCTCTTTCTCCGGTCGAGATCATCGTGATCGACCGGAGCGCGGATGCCCTCGCCCTCGCCGAGGAGCTGGGTGCCGAACACACGCTGGCCGCGGACGGCACCGAGACCGAGCGCGTCCTGGAACTCACCGGAGGGCACGGGGCGGAGGCGGTTCTGGACTTCGTGGGCGAGGGGGGCGCCGTCGAGACGGGCATGGCCTGCCTGCGGCGTAACGGCGACTACTACGTCATTGGTTACGGCGGTCGGCTCGACATTCCGACGATCGACGTCATCTCCACCGAGATCAACTTCATCGGCAACCTTGTGGGGTCCTACAACGACCTCTCCGAGCTGATGGTGCTGGCAGCCCGGGGCAAGGTCGGCCTGCACACCCAGCGGTACCCCCTGGCCTCCTTCCAGGAGGCCCTCGACAACTTGTCCGCCGGTGCCGTACGCGGCAGAGCAATCTTGATCCCCTGA